The proteins below are encoded in one region of Pseudomonas putida NBRC 14164:
- the argA gene encoding amino-acid N-acetyltransferase encodes MPDYVNWLRHASPYINAHRDCTFVVMLPGDGVEHPNFGNIVHDLVLLHSLGVRLVLVHGSRPQIESRLADRGLTPHYHHGLRITDAATLDCVIDAVGALRLAIEARLSMDIAASPMQGSRLRVASGNLVTARPIGVLEGVDYHHTGEVRRVDRKGISRLLDERSIVLLSPLGYSPTGEIFNLACEDVATRAAIELGADKLLLFGAEPGLLDADGKLVRELRPQQVAPHLQRLGSDYQGELLDAAAEACKGGVARSHIVSYAEDGALLTELFTRGGGGTLVSQEQFEVVREATIEDVGGLLELISPLEEQGILVRRSREVLEREIEQFSVVEREGMIIACAALYPIADSEAGELACLAVNPEYRHGGRGDELLERIESRARQMGLNTLFVLTTRTAHWFRERGFAPSGVERLPSARASLYNYQRNSKIFEKPL; translated from the coding sequence ATGCCCGACTACGTCAACTGGCTGCGTCATGCCTCCCCGTACATCAATGCCCATCGCGACTGCACCTTCGTGGTCATGCTCCCTGGCGATGGGGTGGAACACCCTAATTTCGGCAACATCGTCCACGACCTGGTGTTGCTGCACAGCCTTGGCGTGCGTCTGGTGCTGGTGCATGGCTCGCGCCCGCAGATCGAAAGCCGCCTGGCCGATCGCGGGCTGACCCCGCACTACCACCATGGCCTGCGTATTACCGATGCCGCCACCCTGGACTGCGTGATCGATGCCGTAGGCGCCCTGCGCCTGGCCATCGAGGCACGCCTGTCGATGGATATCGCCGCGTCGCCGATGCAGGGCTCGCGCCTGCGCGTGGCCTCCGGCAACCTGGTTACCGCACGGCCGATCGGCGTGCTCGAAGGGGTGGACTACCACCACACCGGTGAAGTGCGCCGGGTCGACCGCAAGGGCATCAGCCGCCTGCTCGACGAGCGCTCCATCGTGCTGCTGTCGCCGCTGGGCTACTCGCCCACCGGGGAAATCTTCAACCTGGCCTGCGAAGACGTGGCCACCCGTGCCGCCATCGAACTGGGGGCCGACAAGTTGCTGCTGTTCGGCGCCGAGCCGGGCCTGCTGGACGCGGACGGCAAGCTGGTGCGGGAACTGCGCCCGCAGCAGGTTGCCCCGCACTTGCAGCGCCTGGGCAGCGACTACCAGGGCGAGCTGCTGGACGCCGCCGCCGAGGCCTGCAAGGGCGGCGTGGCCCGCAGCCACATTGTCAGTTATGCCGAGGACGGCGCGCTGCTGACCGAGCTGTTCACCCGTGGTGGGGGCGGTACGCTGGTGTCGCAGGAGCAGTTCGAAGTGGTGCGTGAGGCGACCATCGAGGATGTGGGCGGCTTGCTGGAGCTGATCAGCCCCCTGGAAGAACAGGGCATCCTGGTGCGCCGCTCGCGTGAGGTGCTGGAGCGGGAGATCGAGCAGTTCAGCGTGGTGGAGCGCGAGGGCATGATCATCGCCTGTGCGGCGCTGTACCCGATTGCCGACTCCGAGGCAGGGGAACTGGCATGCCTGGCGGTGAACCCGGAATATCGCCACGGCGGGCGCGGGGATGAATTGCTGGAGCGCATCGAGAGCCGGGCGCGGCAGATGGGTTTGAACACCCTGTTTGTGCTTACGACGCGCACTGCGCACTGGTTCCGCGAGCGCGGTTTTGCACCCAGCGGCGTGGAGCGCCTGCCATCGGCGCGGGCATCGCTGTACAACTACCAGCGCAACTCGAAGATTTTCGAGAAACCCCTGTAA
- the argE gene encoding acetylornithine deacetylase yields MPLPTLKDQFAALIAAPSVSCTQSALDQSNRQVIDLLAGWLGDLGFTCDIQQVTPGKFNLLASRGSGPGGLVLAGHSDTVPYDEQLWASDPLKLTEVDGRWVGLGSCDMKGFFALVIEAVIPLLEHDFKQPLLILATCDEESSMSGARALAEAGQPLGRAAVIGEPTGLRPIRMHKGILMDRIDILGRSGHSSDPNLGRSAMEAMHAVMGELMGLRQQWQQTYRNPQFTVPTPTMNFGCIHGGDNPNRICGQCALEFDLRPLPGMDVEQLRAAIREKLVPVAERHDVRIDYAPLFPEVPPFEQAADAELVQVAERLTGHRAEAVAFGTEAPYLQQLGCQTIVLGPGDIACAHQPGEYLEMSRIEPTVRLLRDLIRHYCLH; encoded by the coding sequence ATGCCGTTGCCGACGCTGAAAGACCAGTTTGCCGCCTTGATCGCCGCGCCTTCGGTCAGTTGCACCCAGTCCGCGCTGGACCAGTCCAACCGCCAGGTCATCGACCTGCTGGCGGGGTGGCTGGGCGACCTGGGTTTCACATGCGACATCCAGCAGGTCACGCCGGGCAAGTTCAACCTCCTGGCCAGCCGTGGCAGCGGCCCGGGTGGGCTGGTGCTGGCCGGGCACAGCGACACTGTGCCCTATGACGAACAACTGTGGGCCAGCGACCCGTTGAAGCTGACCGAGGTCGATGGCCGCTGGGTCGGCCTGGGCAGTTGCGACATGAAGGGCTTCTTTGCCCTGGTCATCGAAGCCGTCATCCCGCTGCTGGAGCACGATTTCAAGCAACCACTGCTGATCCTCGCCACCTGCGACGAAGAAAGCTCCATGTCCGGTGCCCGCGCCCTGGCCGAGGCCGGCCAGCCGCTGGGCCGTGCGGCGGTCATCGGCGAGCCTACCGGGCTACGGCCGATCCGCATGCACAAGGGCATTCTCATGGACCGCATCGACATCCTCGGACGCAGCGGCCATTCGTCGGACCCGAACCTGGGCCGCAGCGCCATGGAGGCCATGCATGCGGTAATGGGCGAGCTGATGGGCCTGCGCCAGCAATGGCAACAAACCTATCGCAACCCACAGTTCACCGTGCCGACCCCGACCATGAACTTTGGCTGCATCCACGGCGGCGACAACCCCAACCGCATCTGCGGCCAGTGTGCGCTTGAATTCGACCTGCGACCGTTGCCGGGCATGGATGTAGAGCAACTGCGCGCAGCCATTCGCGAGAAGTTGGTGCCCGTGGCCGAGCGCCATGATGTGCGCATCGACTACGCGCCACTTTTCCCGGAGGTGCCGCCGTTCGAGCAGGCTGCCGATGCCGAGCTGGTGCAAGTGGCGGAACGCCTGACCGGCCATCGCGCCGAAGCGGTGGCGTTCGGCACCGAAGCGCCTTATCTTCAGCAGCTGGGCTGCCAGACCATCGTGCTGGGCCCTGGCGACATCGCCTGTGCCCACCAGCCCGGCGAATACCTTGAAATGTCACGAATCGAGCCTACCGTGCGTCTATTGCGTGACCTGATCCGGCACTATTGCCTGCACTAA
- a CDS encoding CYTH domain-containing protein — protein sequence MHKETELKLRASRETLAALREHPLLKKRNKSGWQTRELLNQYFDTPERELSAARVALRLRRDGDAVIQTLKCRGTSVAGLSERNEYEWNLDKVKLDLKKLDATCWPEQLAGLDKKTIKPLFTTDFSREYAEIAWGRGKSKVVIEAALDQGFVIAGKRKEEICELELELREGDPQALLELAAELAASLPLMPCDISKAERGYRLLEPDSYELGLPHTELEAEMALDDAYAALAWQLLGSSQRLAEQYRHNGHWRLLQDWVECLSELRALTASLGQAAPRASTRDLRSSLDALLEDWRPLVQAGNDDEDIRRAAPEQFAEELEDVRWGQFSLETSRWLLARAWTVERKGRGERQGKAQLASWLAHLLGEEGRALKLPLYTQRPEDLAEQLPRIEQLLGWLHHARQVLEAPQMDRLYGDLKKLHELAELPISDEVLEARIEQARAVDQSRGWKHLIKA from the coding sequence ATGCACAAAGAAACCGAACTGAAGCTCCGCGCCAGCCGCGAGACCCTTGCCGCCCTGCGCGAGCACCCTCTGCTGAAAAAGCGCAACAAGTCCGGCTGGCAGACCCGTGAACTGCTCAACCAGTACTTCGACACCCCCGAGCGTGAGCTGTCCGCCGCCCGTGTCGCCCTGCGCCTGCGCCGCGATGGCGATGCCGTCATCCAGACCCTCAAGTGCCGCGGCACCAGCGTGGCCGGCCTGTCCGAGCGCAACGAGTACGAATGGAACCTGGACAAGGTCAAGCTCGATCTGAAGAAGCTGGACGCCACCTGCTGGCCCGAGCAACTGGCAGGCCTGGACAAGAAAACCATCAAGCCGCTGTTCACCACCGACTTCAGCCGTGAATACGCCGAAATCGCCTGGGGCCGTGGCAAGAGCAAAGTCGTGATCGAGGCCGCGCTGGACCAAGGCTTCGTGATTGCCGGCAAGCGCAAGGAAGAGATCTGCGAGCTGGAGCTGGAACTGCGCGAAGGTGACCCGCAAGCGCTGTTGGAGCTGGCCGCCGAGCTGGCCGCCAGCCTGCCGCTGATGCCCTGCGACATCAGCAAGGCAGAGCGTGGCTACCGCCTGCTGGAGCCGGACAGCTACGAGCTGGGCCTGCCGCACACCGAGCTGGAAGCCGAAATGGCCCTGGACGACGCCTACGCCGCATTGGCCTGGCAACTGCTGGGCAGCAGCCAGCGCCTGGCCGAGCAGTACCGCCACAACGGCCACTGGCGCCTGCTGCAGGACTGGGTCGAGTGCCTGAGCGAACTGCGCGCCCTCACCGCCAGCCTTGGCCAGGCCGCGCCGCGTGCCAGCACCCGTGACCTGCGCAGCAGCCTCGATGCCCTGCTGGAAGACTGGCGCCCGCTGGTGCAGGCCGGCAACGACGACGAAGACATCCGCCGCGCCGCGCCCGAGCAGTTTGCCGAAGAGCTGGAAGACGTGCGCTGGGGCCAGTTCTCGCTGGAAACCTCGCGCTGGCTGCTGGCCCGCGCCTGGACCGTGGAGCGCAAAGGCCGTGGCGAACGCCAGGGCAAGGCGCAGCTGGCCAGCTGGCTGGCTCACCTGCTGGGGGAGGAAGGCCGTGCGTTGAAGCTGCCGCTGTACACCCAGCGCCCGGAAGACCTGGCCGAGCAGCTGCCACGTATCGAGCAACTGCTGGGCTGGCTGCACCACGCCCGCCAGGTGCTGGAAGCGCCGCAGATGGACCGCCTGTATGGCGACCTGAAAAAGCTGCACGAGCTGGCCGAACTGCCGATCAGCGATGAAGTGCTGGAAGCGCGTATCGAACAAGCCCGGGCAGTGGATCAGAGCCGCGGCTGGAAGCACCTGATCAAGGCTTGA
- a CDS encoding Lrp/AsnC family transcriptional regulator: MHSELDAYDRRILELLQEDASLSSAQVAERVGLSQSPCWRRIQRLKEEGVIRGQVTLLDRKKVGLNTQIFAEVKLNAHGRSNFTEFTEAIRGFPEVLECYVLMGAVDFLLRIVTSDIEAYERFFFEKLSNVPGIQEVNSIVALSEIKSTTSLPLSR, encoded by the coding sequence ATGCATAGCGAGCTGGACGCTTACGACCGCCGCATTCTCGAACTGCTGCAAGAGGACGCTTCGCTGTCCAGCGCGCAGGTCGCCGAACGCGTAGGGCTGTCGCAATCGCCGTGCTGGCGGCGCATACAACGCTTGAAGGAAGAGGGGGTGATTCGCGGCCAGGTGACCTTGCTGGACCGCAAGAAGGTCGGCCTGAACACGCAGATTTTCGCCGAGGTGAAGCTCAACGCTCACGGGCGCTCCAACTTCACCGAGTTCACCGAGGCGATCCGCGGGTTTCCGGAGGTGCTTGAGTGTTACGTGCTGATGGGGGCGGTGGACTTTCTGCTGCGCATCGTCACGTCGGATATCGAGGCCTACGAGCGGTTCTTCTTCGAAAAGCTGTCGAACGTGCCGGGCATTCAGGAAGTGAACTCCATTGTGGCGCTGTCCGAGATCAAGTCCACCACCAGCCTGCCGCTGTCGCGGTGA